The following coding sequences are from one Euwallacea fornicatus isolate EFF26 chromosome 8, ASM4011564v1, whole genome shotgun sequence window:
- the Gmppa gene encoding mannose-1-phosphate guanyltransferase alpha translates to MLKAVILIGGPLKGTRFRPLSLDIPKPLFPVAGLPVIQHHIEACKEVKDLKEILIIGFYPVTQLQEFVYDMQMKYNVTIKYLQEFTALGTAGGLYHFRDQIRSGFPNAFFVLNGDVCANFPLKELYEFHHERNLTSLVTIMSTETTHQQSLNFGCMVIDKATQEVTHYVEKPSSYVSTLINCGIYVFSLKIFNIMGETFNVKQEEFYKFGNGNMSKDTGYLQLEQDILTPLAGTGKMCALQTTNWWSQLKTASAAIYANRHYLELYKEKHPERLSTGKRAEQCTIILDVHIDSSATIHPTAVIGPNVSIGPGVHIGAGVRIRESIVLDAAVIEERSLVLHSIIGRNSTVGKWARVEGTPCDPDPNKPFAKMENPRLFNNDGRLNPSITILGCSVSVPSETILLNSIVLPNKQLSRSIKNEIIL, encoded by the coding sequence ATGTTAAAAGCAGTCATTTTAATTGGCGGCCCCTTGAAAGGAACCAGATTCAGACCCCTATCTTTAGACATCCCGAAACCCCTGTTTCCAGTAGCCGGATTACCAGTAATTCAGCATCACATCGAAGCCTGTAAAGAGGTGAAAGATCTCAAAGAAATATTGATAATAGGATTTTATCCAGTAACTCAGCTACAAGAATTTGTTTATGACATGCAAATGAAGTACAATGTTACTATTAAGTACTTGCAAGAATTTACTGCCCTTGGCACAGCTGGGGGCTTGTACCATTTCCGGGATCAGATTCGTTCAGGATTTCCTAATGCCTTTTTTGTGTTGAATGGGGATGTATGTGCCAACTTCCCTTTGAAAGAATTATATGAGTTTCACCACGAAAGAAATTTGACCTCTTTGGTGACTATAATGAGCACAGAGACTACACATCAACAGTCCCTTAATTTTGGATGTATGGTGATTGATAAGGCAACACAGGAAGTCACTCATTATGTTGAGAAACCCAGCTCTTATGTTTCTACACTAATCAACTGTGgaatatatgttttttcactaaaaatatttaatattatggGGGAAACTTTTAATGTTAAGCAAGAagagttttacaaatttggcaATGGTAACATGAGTAAGGATACTGGGTATCTTCAGCTGGAGCAGGATATCTTAACCCCTTTAGCTGGGACTGGTAAAATGTGTGCTTTACAGACCACCAATTGGTGGTCTCAGCTAAAAACTGCAAGTGCAGCAATATATGCCAACCGTCATTATCTTGAACTTTACAAGGAGAAGCATCCCGAGAGGTTATCTACAGGAAAAAGGGCCGAACAATGCACAATAATTCTAGATGTTCATATTGATTCTTCAGCCACCATTCATCCGACTGCAGTGATTGGTCCCAATGTCTCTATTGGGCCAGGAGTTCACATTGGAGCAGGAGTAAGAATAAGGGAGAGTATTGTTTTGGATGCAGCAGTTATAGAAGAAAGAAGTCTAGTCTTGCACAGCATTATTGGAAGGAATTCCACAGTAGGCAAATGGGCCAGAGTTGAGGGCACACCATGCGACCCTGATCCAAATAAGCCTTTTGCCAAAATGGAGAACCCTAGACTGTTCAATAACGATGGCAGATTGAATCCATCTATTACGATATTGGGCTGCTCAGTGAGTGTGCCTTCTGAgacaattttgttgaattctATTGTGTTACCAAATAAACAGTTGTCAAGAagcataaaaaatgaaattatactATAA